The following proteins are co-located in the Nocardioides piscis genome:
- a CDS encoding electron transfer flavoprotein subunit beta/FixA family protein produces the protein MKYVPDATADRQFESDNTVDRVGVDGLLSELDEYAVEQALQLKEKTEGEHEVIALCVGPEKAVDAARKALQMGADRAVHVVDDAIAGSDYVATSLVLAKAIEKIGTCDLVVCGMASTDASGSVVPAMLAERLNLPQVTLASVVEAQGDQVRIKRDNEGSTEVIGATLPIVLSVTDQTGEARYPSFKGIMAAKKKPLETLSLSDLGIEADQVGLAVAWSQVEETTERPPRTAGEIVTDEDGSGAVALAEFLASKKFI, from the coding sequence GTGAAATACGTGCCCGACGCGACAGCGGACCGGCAGTTCGAGTCCGACAACACCGTTGACCGAGTCGGCGTCGACGGGCTGCTGTCGGAGCTCGACGAATATGCCGTCGAGCAGGCGCTGCAGCTCAAGGAGAAGACCGAGGGCGAGCACGAGGTGATCGCGCTGTGCGTGGGTCCCGAGAAGGCCGTCGACGCTGCCCGCAAGGCGCTCCAGATGGGTGCCGACAGGGCCGTTCACGTCGTCGACGACGCCATCGCCGGCTCCGACTACGTCGCCACGTCGCTGGTGCTGGCCAAGGCGATCGAGAAGATCGGCACGTGTGATCTCGTCGTCTGCGGCATGGCCTCGACCGACGCCTCCGGAAGCGTGGTGCCGGCGATGCTGGCCGAGCGTCTCAACCTTCCGCAGGTCACCCTCGCCTCCGTCGTGGAGGCCCAGGGCGACCAGGTCCGCATCAAGCGCGACAACGAGGGCTCCACCGAGGTCATCGGTGCGACCCTGCCGATCGTGCTCTCGGTGACAGACCAGACCGGTGAGGCCCGCTACCCGTCCTTCAAGGGCATCATGGCCGCCAAGAAGAAGCCGCTCGAGACGCTCTCGCTCTCCGACCTCGGCATCGAGGCAGACCAGGTCGGCCTCGCGGTCGCGTGGTCGCAGGTCGAGGAGACCACCGAACGCCCGCCGCGCACTGCCGGCGAGATCGTCACCGACGAGGACGGCTCGGGCGCGGTCGCGCTGGCCGAGTTCCTCGCCTCCAAGAAGTTCATCTAA
- a CDS encoding ion channel, which produces MVNWRRLPVVRHPCADLLIVQLLGILVYPFLGDQPLGRAIFSIFGLFVLVLAVMAVRMTPALNWISAILGLPVVVLTLWEAISPGTETVVLWSSVFHAAFYFYTAFALLRYMFDDHVVTTDELYATGATFTVVAWGFAYVYLAVAIVWPDSFSVVQDPLHAKAWFEMLYLSVTTMTSLGMSDIIPIRSQARAVGMLEQIAGMLYIALAVARMIALTVPRTAAREQRQRKSSD; this is translated from the coding sequence GTGGTGAACTGGCGACGCCTCCCGGTGGTGCGCCACCCCTGCGCCGACCTGCTGATCGTTCAGCTCTTGGGAATCCTGGTCTACCCGTTCCTGGGCGACCAGCCGCTCGGTCGCGCGATCTTCTCGATCTTCGGCCTCTTCGTCCTGGTCCTGGCCGTGATGGCTGTGCGGATGACCCCCGCGCTGAACTGGATCTCGGCCATCCTCGGCCTGCCTGTCGTGGTGCTGACCCTCTGGGAGGCGATCTCGCCGGGGACCGAGACCGTGGTGCTGTGGTCCTCGGTCTTCCACGCGGCCTTCTACTTCTACACCGCGTTCGCGCTGCTGCGATACATGTTCGACGACCACGTCGTCACGACCGACGAGCTCTATGCCACCGGTGCCACGTTCACGGTCGTGGCGTGGGGCTTCGCCTACGTCTACCTCGCGGTGGCCATCGTGTGGCCGGACTCGTTCTCGGTCGTCCAGGACCCGCTCCACGCCAAGGCGTGGTTCGAGATGCTCTATCTGTCCGTCACCACGATGACGAGTCTCGGGATGTCCGACATCATCCCCATCCGGTCCCAGGCCCGCGCCGTCGGCATGCTCGAGCAGATCGCCGGGATGCTCTACATCGCCCTGGCCGTGGCGCGGATGATCGCCCTGACGGTCCCCCGGACGGCCGCGCGCGAGCAGCGCCAGCGCAAGTCGTCCGACTGA
- a CDS encoding tRNA (cytidine(34)-2'-O)-methyltransferase, translated as MFHVMFLEPRIPPNTGNAIRMVAGTGATLHLVEPLGFDLSEPQLRRAGLDYHDLASVVVHPDLDTALGSPALAGSRVFAFTAHAERWYIDIAFRPGDVLLFGPEPTGLPADVLGDARVTERLRIPMVQGPRSLNLSNSAAVVTYEAWRQVGFAGAQ; from the coding sequence GTGTTCCACGTGATGTTCCTCGAACCCCGGATCCCCCCCAACACGGGCAATGCGATCCGAATGGTGGCAGGCACGGGAGCCACCCTCCACCTCGTCGAACCACTCGGTTTCGATCTCTCCGAACCGCAGCTGAGGCGTGCGGGCCTGGACTACCACGACCTGGCCTCGGTCGTGGTGCACCCCGATCTCGACACCGCGCTGGGCAGCCCGGCGTTGGCCGGTTCGAGGGTCTTCGCCTTCACGGCCCACGCCGAGCGCTGGTACATCGACATCGCGTTCAGGCCGGGCGACGTGTTGCTCTTCGGCCCTGAGCCGACCGGCCTGCCCGCCGACGTGCTGGGCGACGCCCGGGTCACCGAACGGCTCCGGATCCCGATGGTGCAGGGCCCCAGGTCGTTGAACCTGTCCAACTCTGCGGCCGTGGTGACCTACGAGGCGTGGCGCCAGGTCGGGTTCGCCGGCGCGCAGTAG
- a CDS encoding enoyl-CoA hydratase/isomerase family protein codes for MTQEKQEPQEQAEEWVRLEVADGIATIRLDRPKMNAISFAVQAGLRAAAEEATRRDDVKAVVVYGGERVFAAGNDVKEMADLSYADMVKASASVQAAITAIARIPKPVVAAVRGYALGGGCELALAADIRIAAADSTFGQPEVLLGIIPGAGGTQRLARLIGPSKAKDLIFTGRFVKAEEALALGLVDKVVPPDEVYDAALAWAGQFTGAASLALRAAKECIDHGLETDLDTGLEIERMQFAAVFATEDRAIGMRSFVESGPGQASFVAR; via the coding sequence ATGACGCAGGAGAAGCAGGAGCCGCAGGAGCAGGCAGAAGAGTGGGTCAGGCTCGAGGTGGCCGACGGGATCGCCACCATCCGCCTCGACCGTCCCAAGATGAACGCGATCAGCTTCGCGGTGCAGGCCGGCCTGCGCGCTGCGGCCGAGGAGGCGACCCGGCGCGACGACGTCAAGGCGGTCGTGGTCTACGGCGGCGAGCGGGTCTTCGCGGCCGGCAACGACGTGAAGGAGATGGCCGACCTCTCCTATGCCGACATGGTCAAGGCCTCTGCCTCGGTGCAGGCCGCGATCACCGCCATCGCCCGGATCCCCAAGCCCGTCGTGGCTGCCGTGCGCGGCTATGCGTTGGGGGGTGGCTGCGAGCTCGCGCTGGCCGCTGACATCCGGATCGCCGCCGCCGACAGCACCTTCGGTCAGCCGGAGGTGCTCCTCGGGATCATCCCCGGCGCCGGCGGCACCCAGCGACTGGCTCGCCTGATCGGTCCGAGCAAGGCCAAGGACCTCATCTTCACCGGCCGCTTCGTCAAGGCCGAGGAGGCGCTGGCGCTCGGGCTGGTGGACAAGGTCGTGCCGCCGGACGAGGTGTACGACGCCGCGTTGGCGTGGGCCGGGCAGTTCACCGGTGCTGCGAGCCTGGCGCTGCGGGCGGCCAAGGAATGCATCGACCACGGCCTCGAGACCGACCTCGACACCGGTCTGGAGATCGAGCGGATGCAGTTCGCCGCAGTATTTGCGACCGAGGACCGTGCCATCGGCATGCGATCGTTCGTTGAGAGCGGGCCGGGCCAGGCCTCGTTCGTGGCACGGTAG
- a CDS encoding electron transfer flavoprotein subunit alpha/FixB family protein, with protein sequence MSEVLVVIDHAEGEVKKPTYELLTIARRLGEPSAVFFGSADKADAVAEKVKKYGAEKVYVIDDADVEGYLVAPKAEAMQQLAEKAGGEGGLAAILFPSSFEGKEVAARLAIKIESGLITDAVDVQEGPVTTQSVFAGSYTVTAKVTKGTPIITVKPNSAAPEETEGAAAVEAFTPTISDGAKTAQIIASQPRQSTGRPDLTEAAIVVSGGRGTGGNFEPIENFADSLGAAVGASRAAVDSGWMPHAFQVGQTGKTVSPQLYVANGISGAIQHRAGMQTSKTIVAVNKDDEAPIFELVDFGVVGDLHTVLPAATEEITKRKG encoded by the coding sequence ATGTCTGAAGTCCTGGTTGTCATCGACCACGCCGAGGGCGAGGTCAAGAAGCCCACCTACGAGCTCCTCACCATCGCACGTCGTCTGGGCGAGCCGTCGGCGGTGTTCTTCGGTTCGGCCGACAAGGCCGACGCGGTCGCCGAGAAGGTCAAGAAGTACGGCGCCGAGAAGGTCTACGTCATCGACGACGCCGACGTCGAGGGCTACCTCGTCGCGCCCAAGGCGGAGGCGATGCAGCAGCTCGCCGAGAAGGCCGGTGGTGAAGGGGGCCTCGCCGCCATCCTGTTCCCCTCCAGCTTCGAGGGCAAGGAGGTCGCCGCCCGGCTCGCGATCAAGATCGAGTCCGGCCTGATCACCGACGCCGTCGACGTCCAGGAGGGGCCGGTCACCACGCAGAGCGTGTTCGCCGGCAGCTACACCGTCACGGCCAAGGTCACCAAGGGCACGCCGATCATCACGGTCAAGCCCAACTCCGCGGCGCCGGAGGAGACCGAGGGCGCTGCGGCTGTGGAGGCATTCACGCCGACCATCTCCGACGGTGCGAAGACGGCGCAGATCATCGCGTCGCAGCCGCGTCAGTCGACCGGCCGTCCCGACCTGACCGAGGCCGCCATCGTCGTCTCCGGCGGGCGTGGCACCGGCGGCAACTTCGAGCCGATCGAGAATTTCGCCGACTCGCTGGGTGCCGCCGTCGGCGCCTCGCGTGCCGCGGTCGACTCCGGCTGGATGCCGCACGCGTTCCAGGTCGGCCAGACCGGCAAGACCGTCTCGCCGCAGCTCTATGTCGCCAACGGGATCTCCGGCGCGATCCAGCACCGTGCCGGCATGCAGACCTCGAAGACCATCGTGGCTGTCAACAAGGACGACGAGGCTCCGATCTTCGAGCTCGTCGACTTCGGCGTCGTGGGAGACCTGCACACGGTCCTGCCCGCTGCCACCGAGGAGATCACCAAGCGCAAGGGCTGA
- the glgX gene encoding glycogen debranching protein GlgX — translation MTPGLWTHEGETTRAWPGRHWPLGATWSAEATNFAVYAPRASAVWVCVYDDDGTEQRVRPTEKTLGVWHCAVPGLAPGTRYGFRAEGPWDPERGLRFNADKLLLDPYGKAVSGTLVPGPAIFGHDLEHPSRPSTIDSAGSMPRSVVVNDTFDWDGDAPIRRRWRDTVIYELHVKGMTKLHDRVPEELRGTYAGLASPAVTDYLNDLGVTAVELLPIHQFFSEPGLAELDLVNYWGYNSLGFFAPHNAYSASGDRGEQVAEFKQMVKAFHAAGIEVILDVVYNHTSEAGPLGPTLSFRGLDDLGYYQRVEEDGRPRVPDTYWDVTGCGNTVDATHTQSLRMILDSLRYWVSEMHVDGFRFDLMSALTRTHQQVDMGSHLLTAIGQDPVLRHVKLIAEPWDASMDGYHVGRFPPPWVEWNDQFRDTMRDFWRGHTSGVRTVATRLAGSSDLYADDGRSPYASVNFITAHDGFTLRDLVSYNDKHNEVNGEDNRDGTDNNRSWNCGVEGETDDPEVMALRRRQAANLMATLCFSNGVPMLTAGDERGRTQRGNNNAYGQDNEISWIDWRPDDAWLDVYEITKTALRIRRDHPALRQRHWFEGRPTIRGGPKDVAWLHPGGREMTADDWHDDDLQCVGMFVSGDPLRYPGPRGEQLRDASFIIWLNASARDIEVTLPVQDWVLAGEVVLSTDSRIGVGTPVVAGGTLVHEGRSVLVMREVK, via the coding sequence GTGACACCTGGACTGTGGACCCATGAGGGCGAGACGACGCGCGCGTGGCCCGGCCGTCACTGGCCGCTGGGCGCGACCTGGTCGGCCGAGGCGACCAACTTCGCCGTCTATGCACCTCGAGCGAGCGCCGTGTGGGTGTGTGTGTACGACGACGACGGCACCGAGCAGCGCGTGCGACCGACGGAGAAGACGCTCGGCGTGTGGCACTGCGCCGTGCCGGGACTGGCCCCCGGCACCCGCTACGGCTTCCGCGCAGAGGGCCCGTGGGACCCCGAGCGCGGGCTGCGGTTCAACGCGGACAAGCTGCTGCTCGACCCCTACGGCAAGGCCGTCAGCGGCACCCTCGTCCCGGGGCCGGCCATCTTCGGCCACGACCTCGAGCACCCGTCGAGACCGAGCACGATCGACTCAGCAGGCTCCATGCCCCGCAGCGTCGTGGTCAACGACACGTTCGACTGGGACGGCGACGCCCCGATCCGCCGACGGTGGCGGGACACGGTGATCTATGAGCTGCACGTCAAGGGCATGACCAAGCTCCACGACCGGGTCCCCGAGGAGCTCCGCGGCACCTATGCGGGCCTGGCGTCCCCCGCCGTGACCGACTACCTCAACGACCTCGGCGTCACCGCCGTCGAGCTGCTGCCGATCCACCAGTTCTTCTCCGAGCCCGGCCTGGCCGAGCTCGACCTAGTGAACTACTGGGGCTACAACTCCCTGGGCTTCTTCGCCCCCCACAACGCCTACTCGGCGAGCGGCGACCGCGGCGAGCAGGTCGCCGAGTTCAAGCAGATGGTCAAGGCCTTCCACGCCGCCGGGATCGAGGTCATCCTCGACGTCGTCTACAACCACACGTCCGAGGCCGGCCCGCTCGGCCCCACGCTGAGCTTCCGCGGCCTCGACGACCTCGGCTACTACCAGCGCGTCGAGGAGGACGGACGCCCGCGCGTGCCTGACACCTATTGGGACGTCACCGGCTGCGGGAACACCGTCGACGCGACCCACACCCAGAGCCTGCGGATGATCCTGGACTCGCTGCGCTACTGGGTCAGCGAGATGCACGTCGACGGGTTCCGCTTCGACCTGATGAGCGCCCTGACCCGGACGCACCAGCAGGTCGACATGGGCTCGCACCTGCTGACCGCGATCGGCCAGGACCCAGTGCTGCGCCACGTCAAGCTGATCGCCGAGCCGTGGGACGCCTCCATGGACGGCTATCACGTCGGCCGCTTCCCGCCGCCGTGGGTGGAGTGGAACGACCAGTTCCGAGACACCATGCGGGACTTCTGGCGGGGTCACACCTCGGGGGTCCGGACCGTGGCGACCCGGCTCGCGGGATCGAGCGACCTGTATGCCGACGACGGCCGGTCGCCGTACGCCTCGGTCAACTTCATCACCGCCCACGACGGCTTCACCCTGCGCGACCTCGTGTCCTACAACGACAAGCACAACGAGGTCAACGGCGAGGACAACCGCGACGGCACCGACAACAACCGCTCGTGGAACTGCGGTGTCGAGGGCGAGACCGACGACCCCGAGGTCATGGCACTGCGCAGGCGGCAGGCAGCCAACCTGATGGCGACGCTGTGCTTCTCCAACGGGGTGCCGATGCTCACGGCGGGCGACGAGCGCGGCCGCACCCAGCGTGGCAACAACAACGCCTACGGCCAGGACAACGAGATCTCCTGGATCGACTGGCGCCCCGACGACGCCTGGCTGGACGTCTATGAGATCACCAAGACCGCGCTGCGCATCAGGCGCGACCACCCGGCCCTGCGCCAGCGCCACTGGTTCGAGGGGCGACCCACCATCCGGGGCGGGCCCAAGGACGTCGCCTGGCTGCACCCCGGCGGCCGCGAGATGACCGCCGACGACTGGCACGACGACGACCTGCAGTGCGTGGGCATGTTCGTCTCCGGCGACCCGCTGCGCTACCCCGGTCCCCGCGGGGAACAGTTGCGCGACGCCTCCTTCATCATCTGGCTCAACGCCTCGGCCCGCGACATCGAGGTCACGCTGCCGGTCCAGGACTGGGTCCTCGCCGGCGAGGTCGTGCTGTCCACCGACAGCCGGATCGGGGTCGGCACCCCCGTCGTCGCCGGCGGCACGCTGGTCCACGAAGGGCGCTCGGTGCTGGTCATGCGAGAGGTGAAGTGA
- the glgP gene encoding alpha-glucan family phosphorylase: protein MFNGLWPAFDEAEVPIGSITNGVHGPSWIAREVVELARELGGDVDGDDTDELWPLVDRIDDKRLWELKRMLRSRLVEDARTRLAKSSAERGFARAELAWTETALDPDVLTIGFARRVPSYKRLTLMLRDPARLKRLLLDPDRPIQLVIAGKSHPADDGGKKLIQEMVRFADDPELRGRIVYLPNYDIAMAQPLYPGCDVWLNNPLRPYEACGTSGMKAALNGGLNLSILDGWWDEWFDGNNGWAIPSADGIDSVERRDDLEADALYDLIENEVAPRFYDVDADGVPTRWLEMVRHTLKSLGPKVLATRQVRDYVRELYTPAARTARTLNSDYAGARELSEWKQRVRSAWSGVRVEHVESAGVGDAAEVGATIDVHAFVALGELGVDDVEVQVVHGCAGPEDQLLDTATSVMDVSESYEDGRHRFDVSVPLDRSGAFGYTVRVVPRNAALASVSEMGLVAIPA from the coding sequence ATGTTCAACGGTCTCTGGCCGGCCTTCGACGAGGCCGAGGTGCCGATCGGCTCGATCACCAACGGTGTCCACGGTCCGAGCTGGATCGCCCGCGAGGTGGTCGAGCTGGCTCGCGAGCTCGGCGGCGACGTCGACGGCGACGACACCGACGAGCTGTGGCCGCTCGTCGACCGCATCGACGACAAGCGGCTGTGGGAGCTCAAGCGGATGCTGCGCTCCCGGCTCGTCGAGGACGCTCGCACCCGACTGGCTAAGTCGTCGGCCGAGCGCGGCTTCGCGCGCGCAGAGCTGGCCTGGACCGAGACAGCCCTCGACCCTGACGTGTTGACGATCGGGTTCGCCCGTCGGGTGCCGTCCTACAAGCGGCTCACGCTGATGCTGCGCGACCCGGCGCGGCTCAAGCGGCTGCTCCTCGACCCCGACCGGCCGATCCAGCTGGTCATCGCGGGCAAGTCGCACCCGGCCGACGACGGCGGCAAGAAGCTGATCCAGGAGATGGTCCGCTTCGCCGACGACCCCGAGCTCCGCGGCCGGATCGTCTATCTGCCCAACTACGACATCGCGATGGCCCAGCCGCTCTACCCCGGCTGCGACGTCTGGCTCAACAACCCGCTGCGGCCCTACGAGGCGTGCGGCACCTCCGGCATGAAGGCAGCCCTGAACGGCGGGCTGAACCTCTCGATCCTCGACGGCTGGTGGGACGAGTGGTTCGACGGCAACAACGGCTGGGCGATCCCGTCTGCCGACGGGATCGACTCCGTCGAGCGCCGAGACGACCTCGAGGCCGACGCGCTCTACGACCTGATCGAGAACGAGGTCGCCCCCCGCTTCTACGACGTCGACGCCGACGGCGTGCCCACCCGCTGGCTGGAGATGGTCCGCCACACCCTCAAGTCGCTCGGCCCCAAGGTGCTCGCCACCCGGCAGGTGCGCGACTACGTCCGCGAGCTCTACACGCCGGCGGCGCGCACGGCGCGGACGCTCAACTCCGACTACGCCGGAGCGCGCGAGCTCTCCGAGTGGAAGCAGCGCGTCCGCTCGGCGTGGTCGGGTGTCCGCGTCGAGCACGTCGAGTCGGCCGGCGTGGGTGACGCCGCCGAGGTCGGTGCCACCATCGACGTACACGCCTTCGTCGCCCTCGGGGAGCTCGGTGTCGACGACGTCGAGGTGCAGGTGGTGCACGGGTGCGCGGGCCCGGAGGACCAGCTGCTCGACACCGCGACCTCGGTGATGGACGTGAGTGAGTCCTATGAGGACGGACGCCACCGGTTCGACGTCTCCGTGCCCCTCGACCGGTCGGGCGCGTTCGGCTACACCGTGCGGGTCGTGCCGCGCAACGCCGCGCTGGCGTCGGTCTCGGAGATGGGCCTGGTCGCGATCCCGGCATAG
- a CDS encoding glutamate-5-semialdehyde dehydrogenase, which translates to MTHDTESVRDVASRARVASHDLALATRADKDAALHAMADALVAAAPTILEANADDVARAEAAGVAPNIVDRLTLTQERLAAMADGLREVAGLADPVGEVVRGSTLANGLELRQVRVPFGVVGMIYEARPNVTADAAGICLKSGNAVLLRGSSSARSSNAAIVEVLRSALTGVGLPEDAVQLVPGDSHDSVKALMRARGLVDVLIPRGGAGLIRSVVEESTVPVIETGVGNCHVYVDASADIDQALAIVVNAKTHRTSVCNAAESLLVHADIADDFLPRVIDALHEHGVTIHGDERFSEYDGVVEATAADHGTEYLSLDISAAVVADVDGAIDHIRAYSSGHSDAIVANDQTTIRRFVAAVDSAAVLVNASTRFTDGGEFGFGAEIGISTQKLHARGPMGLPEMTSTKYVVIGAGHTR; encoded by the coding sequence ATGACCCACGACACCGAGAGCGTGCGCGACGTGGCCTCGCGCGCCCGGGTCGCCAGCCACGACCTGGCCCTGGCGACCCGCGCAGACAAGGATGCCGCCCTCCACGCGATGGCCGACGCCCTGGTCGCCGCCGCCCCGACGATCCTCGAGGCCAACGCCGACGACGTCGCCCGCGCGGAGGCGGCCGGCGTCGCCCCCAACATCGTCGACCGGTTGACGTTGACGCAGGAGCGGCTCGCCGCGATGGCGGACGGGCTGCGCGAGGTGGCGGGCCTGGCCGACCCGGTGGGGGAGGTCGTCCGCGGCTCCACGCTCGCCAACGGGCTCGAGCTGCGGCAGGTCCGGGTGCCGTTCGGCGTGGTCGGGATGATCTATGAGGCGCGACCCAACGTCACGGCCGATGCTGCCGGGATCTGCCTGAAGTCGGGCAACGCCGTGCTGCTGCGGGGGTCGTCCAGTGCCAGGTCGAGCAACGCCGCGATCGTGGAGGTGCTGCGCTCGGCCCTGACGGGGGTCGGACTGCCCGAGGACGCCGTCCAGCTCGTGCCGGGCGACTCGCACGACTCGGTGAAGGCGCTCATGCGTGCGCGCGGCCTCGTGGACGTCCTGATCCCGCGCGGGGGTGCGGGCCTGATCCGCAGCGTGGTGGAGGAGTCGACCGTCCCGGTCATCGAGACCGGCGTCGGCAACTGCCACGTCTATGTCGATGCGTCGGCCGACATCGACCAGGCGCTCGCCATCGTCGTCAACGCCAAGACCCACCGCACCAGCGTCTGCAACGCGGCCGAGTCGCTGCTGGTCCACGCAGACATCGCCGACGACTTCCTGCCTCGGGTGATCGACGCGCTGCACGAGCACGGGGTGACGATCCACGGCGACGAGCGCTTCAGTGAATACGACGGTGTCGTCGAGGCGACAGCGGCCGACCACGGCACCGAATATCTCTCGCTCGACATCTCGGCAGCGGTCGTCGCGGACGTGGACGGTGCGATCGATCACATCCGCGCCTACTCCAGTGGTCACTCAGACGCCATCGTGGCCAACGACCAGACGACGATCCGGCGCTTCGTCGCCGCGGTCGACTCCGCGGCGGTGCTGGTCAACGCATCCACGCGCTTCACCGACGGGGGCGAGTTCGGCTTCGGGGCGGAGATCGGGATCAGCACCCAGAAGCTCCACGCCCGTGGCCCGATGGGGCTGCCCGAGATGACGTCGACGAAGTACGTCGTCATCGGTGCCGGTCACACCCGATAG
- a CDS encoding Ig-like domain repeat protein: MSTTRTTQTIASALAVTLGGGALVAFAPATHAASAPVKSTTQLVVSPDPSEYGEAVTAAATVTTPGATPAGDVTFVVKGVSTTVEVEDGKALLELAQPVAGEHPVSATFTPADPTVADGSAAEPVILDVAKAETRSRLRIRHLPRRTEVTVKVSGEHETVATGKVKLVLRKLGDEDFVVKRFGRLGKGSRGLGLGQLDKGRYKVLVKYRGDANHERSTKARTFGFHRG, encoded by the coding sequence ATGTCAACCACACGCACGACCCAGACCATCGCCTCCGCCCTGGCCGTCACCCTCGGCGGCGGTGCCCTCGTGGCGTTCGCACCGGCGACCCACGCCGCCAGCGCCCCGGTGAAGTCGACCACGCAGCTGGTCGTCAGCCCCGATCCTTCGGAGTACGGCGAAGCGGTCACCGCCGCTGCCACCGTCACCACTCCGGGCGCGACCCCCGCGGGTGACGTGACGTTCGTGGTCAAGGGTGTCTCGACCACGGTCGAGGTCGAGGACGGGAAGGCGCTCCTCGAGCTGGCCCAGCCCGTGGCCGGCGAGCACCCCGTGAGCGCGACCTTCACCCCCGCCGACCCGACCGTCGCCGACGGCAGCGCCGCCGAGCCTGTCATCCTCGACGTGGCGAAGGCCGAGACCCGCAGTCGCCTCCGCATCCGACACCTGCCCAGGCGCACCGAGGTGACCGTGAAGGTGTCCGGCGAGCACGAGACGGTCGCCACCGGCAAGGTGAAGCTCGTCCTGCGCAAGCTCGGCGACGAGGACTTCGTCGTCAAGCGCTTCGGACGGCTGGGCAAGGGGTCCCGTGGGCTCGGCCTGGGCCAGCTGGACAAGGGCCGCTACAAGGTCCTGGTGAAGTACCGCGGCGACGCCAACCACGAGCGGTCGACGAAGGCCAGGACCTTCGGCTTCCACCGGGGCTGA